The following proteins are co-located in the Cupriavidus pauculus genome:
- the lipA gene encoding lipoyl synthase, with the protein MSDALIATSSEAPQSPAAQSSAEYDATKKQKSAEKTARIPIKIVPAEKLKKPDWIRVKAATGNSRFYEIKDILRANNLVTVCEEASCPNIGECFGKGTATFMIMGDKCTRRCPFCDVGHGRPDPLDVNEPGNLARTIAQLKLNYVVITSVDRDDLRDGGAQHYVDCISQTRELSPNTRIEVLVPDFRGRLDKALDILQVSPPDVMNHNMETVPRLYKQARPGADYAHSLKLLQEFKRRNPDVPTKSGLMVGLGETDEEILEVMRDMRAHDIDMLTIGQYLAPSNHHLPVMRYVHPDTFKMFEEEAYKMGFTHAAVGAMVRSSYHADQQAHQAGFA; encoded by the coding sequence ATGAGCGACGCCCTGATCGCCACGTCCAGCGAAGCCCCGCAAAGCCCTGCCGCGCAAAGCTCTGCCGAATACGACGCCACGAAGAAGCAGAAGTCCGCCGAGAAGACCGCGCGCATCCCCATCAAGATCGTGCCGGCCGAAAAGCTCAAGAAGCCGGACTGGATCCGCGTCAAGGCCGCCACCGGCAATTCGCGGTTCTACGAGATCAAGGACATCCTGCGCGCCAACAACCTCGTCACCGTCTGCGAGGAAGCCAGCTGCCCGAACATCGGCGAATGCTTTGGCAAGGGCACGGCCACGTTCATGATCATGGGCGACAAGTGCACGCGCCGCTGCCCGTTCTGCGACGTCGGCCATGGCCGGCCGGACCCGCTGGACGTGAACGAGCCCGGCAACCTGGCCCGCACCATCGCCCAGCTCAAGCTCAACTACGTGGTGATCACCAGCGTGGACCGCGACGACCTGCGCGACGGCGGCGCCCAGCATTACGTCGACTGCATCTCGCAGACGCGCGAGCTGTCGCCGAACACGCGCATCGAGGTGCTGGTGCCGGACTTCCGCGGCCGCCTGGACAAGGCGCTGGACATCCTGCAGGTGTCGCCGCCCGACGTGATGAACCACAACATGGAAACGGTGCCGCGCCTGTACAAGCAGGCCCGCCCGGGCGCCGACTACGCGCACTCGCTGAAACTGCTACAGGAGTTCAAGCGCCGCAACCCGGACGTGCCGACCAAGTCCGGCCTGATGGTGGGCCTGGGCGAGACCGACGAGGAAATCCTGGAAGTCATGCGCGACATGCGCGCCCACGACATCGACATGCTGACGATCGGCCAGTACCTGGCGCCGTCGAACCACCACCTGCCGGTGATGCGCTACGTCCATCCGGACACCTTCAAGATGTTCGAGGAAGAGGCGTACAAGATGGGCTTCACCCATGCGGCCGTGGGTGCCATGGTCCGCAGTTCGTACCACGCCGACCAGCAGGCCCATCAGGCCGGGTTTGCCTGA
- the lipB gene encoding lipoyl(octanoyl) transferase LipB, producing MHPIQVIDQGRQPYAPCFDAMRAFTAARTPETPDQIWLVEHPPVYTLGQAGDPAHLLAPDDAIPVVQIDRGGQITYHGPGQVVAYLLLDLRRRHLMVRELVHDIEQAVLDTLAAYNLAAERKAGAPGIYLTDGPHRGAKIAALGLKIRNGCSYHGVSLNVQMDLGPFLRINPCGYAGLETVDMATAGATFAAADDAGPLPVTAAQQPAIARRLAAALCEVLSARESRARQAHGNAAAEAA from the coding sequence ATGCATCCGATCCAAGTCATCGACCAGGGCCGCCAGCCGTACGCGCCCTGTTTCGACGCCATGCGGGCCTTCACCGCGGCCCGCACGCCCGAGACGCCCGACCAGATCTGGCTGGTCGAGCATCCTCCCGTCTACACGCTCGGGCAGGCCGGCGACCCGGCCCACCTGCTGGCCCCGGACGACGCCATTCCGGTCGTGCAGATCGACCGTGGCGGACAGATCACCTATCACGGCCCCGGCCAGGTCGTGGCCTACCTGCTGCTGGACCTGCGCCGCCGCCACCTGATGGTGCGCGAGCTGGTGCACGATATCGAGCAGGCCGTGCTGGACACGCTCGCGGCGTATAATCTCGCAGCCGAACGCAAGGCCGGCGCGCCCGGGATCTATCTGACCGACGGACCCCACCGGGGCGCCAAGATTGCCGCGCTCGGGCTCAAGATCCGCAACGGCTGCAGCTACCACGGCGTCAGCCTGAACGTGCAGATGGACCTGGGCCCGTTCCTGCGCATCAACCCGTGCGGCTATGCCGGGCTGGAAACAGTCGACATGGCCACGGCGGGCGCCACCTTCGCGGCGGCGGACGATGCCGGCCCGCTGCCCGTTACCGCGGCACAACAACCCGCAATCGCACGACGCCTGGCGGCGGCCCTGTGCGAGGTCCTGTCGGCGCGCGAGTCGCGCGCGCGGCAGGCCCACGGAAATGCCGCCGCCGAGGCTGCCTGA
- a CDS encoding DUF2917 domain-containing protein, translating into MKALLTTTVFTLNPGEVAPLSVHAAQRLFVEDAKGVDVWVTRENDSEDYWLRCGGSLLLRRGDEIVLSVDPRASGPVRLALIAEARRPVLTLADVPHMVYRAVKRLVRGTEWTPGKDKVHAS; encoded by the coding sequence ATGAAAGCCCTACTCACAACGACCGTCTTCACGCTGAACCCCGGCGAAGTGGCACCGCTGTCGGTGCACGCCGCCCAGCGCCTGTTCGTGGAAGATGCCAAAGGCGTGGACGTATGGGTGACCCGCGAGAACGATTCCGAGGACTACTGGCTGCGCTGCGGCGGCAGCCTGCTGCTGCGGCGCGGGGATGAGATCGTGCTGAGCGTCGACCCGCGCGCCAGCGGACCGGTGCGGCTGGCCCTGATCGCCGAAGCCCGCCGCCCGGTGCTGACGCTGGCCGACGTGCCGCACATGGTGTACCGCGCCGTGAAGCGTCTGGTTCGAGGCACCGAATGGACGCCGGGGAAAGACAAGGTACACGCCTCCTGA
- a CDS encoding transcriptional regulator GcvA encodes MVWSGAWHPDEPRSWKREFPRLPALAALRTFEAAARHESFSRAAAELFVTHGAVSHQIRALEEELGQPLFERRGKRVMLTANGRLYAERVRDALLQIADATRALQAGNREKRLTISTMPSFAARWLTPRIGSFIEQHPEFDVELLSSNSLVDFASEEVDVALRMGSGQYPGLYVERLLDDVFFPVCSPNFNGGRLPEQPAHMAGMPLLRGEGDPWKPWFEAAGLTWAEPTKGLMMQDSSLLLQAAAEGQGIALIRSSLAYNDLLSGRVVRLFDVSIPCPWLLHFVCTHASLETPKVQAFRQWLLPEMERFRNILSQWT; translated from the coding sequence ATGGTCTGGAGCGGCGCCTGGCATCCCGACGAACCCCGTAGCTGGAAACGCGAATTTCCGCGCCTGCCCGCGCTGGCCGCGCTGCGCACGTTCGAGGCCGCCGCACGCCACGAAAGCTTCTCGCGCGCGGCGGCCGAGCTGTTCGTCACCCATGGCGCGGTCAGCCACCAGATCCGCGCGCTGGAGGAGGAACTGGGCCAGCCGCTGTTCGAGCGCCGGGGCAAGCGCGTGATGCTGACCGCCAACGGCCGGCTCTACGCCGAGCGCGTGCGCGACGCCCTGCTGCAGATTGCCGACGCCACGCGCGCGCTGCAGGCCGGCAACCGCGAGAAGCGCCTGACCATCAGCACCATGCCGTCGTTTGCCGCGCGCTGGCTCACGCCGCGCATCGGCAGCTTCATCGAGCAGCACCCCGAGTTCGACGTGGAGTTGCTGTCGTCGAACTCTCTGGTCGACTTTGCCTCGGAGGAGGTGGACGTGGCGCTGCGGATGGGGAGCGGCCAGTATCCGGGCCTGTATGTGGAGCGGCTGCTCGACGACGTGTTCTTTCCGGTCTGCAGCCCGAACTTCAACGGCGGCCGCCTGCCCGAGCAGCCCGCGCACATGGCCGGCATGCCGCTGCTGCGCGGCGAGGGCGATCCGTGGAAACCGTGGTTCGAGGCCGCCGGGCTGACCTGGGCCGAGCCGACCAAGGGCCTGATGATGCAGGATTCGTCGCTGCTGCTGCAGGCCGCCGCCGAGGGCCAGGGCATCGCGCTGATCCGCTCGTCGCTGGCCTATAACGACCTGCTGTCCGGGCGCGTGGTGCGGCTGTTCGACGTGAGCATCCCGTGCCCGTGGCTGCTGCACTTTGTCTGCACGCACGCCAGCCTGGAAACCCCGAAGGTGCAGGCGTTCCGCCAGTGGCTGCTGCCCGAGATGGAGCGCTTTCGGAACATCCTGTCGCAGTGGACCTAG
- a CDS encoding tyrosine recombinase XerC, with the protein MTRRPAKPDPAAADTAPKPPPDPLVARYLDWLATNRKLSEYTLVGYGHDLAVLQESAMRLAPGVPLLALETRHIRSFAARLHGGGLSARTIARALSAWRGFYLWAARHGHGVAANPVDGVRAPKRGQPLPKALSVEHAVALVAHRRGDTADAARDQAVFELFYSSGLRLSELTQLDVRYTEDGDYRSAGWLDLAGAEVTVIGKGSRRRTVPVGSKAIEALRAWLAVRDTLLRPGALPEDAHALFLGARGRRLSGSTIQTRIKQQALAAGVPTNVHPHMLRHSFATHLLQSSGDLRAVQEMLGHASIATTQVYTSLDFQHLAKVYDQAHPRAGRSAKGAASAPPPAPEAPDADE; encoded by the coding sequence ATGACCCGCCGTCCGGCCAAGCCAGATCCCGCCGCGGCCGATACGGCCCCGAAGCCGCCGCCCGATCCGCTCGTGGCGCGCTACCTGGACTGGCTGGCAACCAACCGCAAACTTTCGGAATACACGCTCGTCGGCTACGGCCACGACCTGGCCGTGCTGCAGGAATCGGCCATGCGGCTGGCGCCCGGCGTGCCGCTGCTGGCGCTGGAAACCCGCCATATCCGGTCGTTCGCCGCCCGGCTGCACGGCGGCGGGCTGTCGGCCCGGACCATCGCGCGGGCGCTGTCGGCGTGGCGCGGCTTCTATCTGTGGGCGGCGCGGCATGGGCATGGCGTGGCCGCCAATCCCGTCGATGGAGTGCGCGCGCCCAAGCGCGGGCAGCCGTTGCCCAAGGCGCTGTCGGTGGAGCACGCGGTGGCGCTGGTGGCGCACCGGCGCGGCGACACGGCCGACGCCGCGCGCGACCAGGCCGTCTTCGAACTGTTCTATTCCAGCGGGCTGCGGCTGTCCGAACTGACCCAGCTAGACGTGCGCTACACCGAGGACGGCGACTACCGCTCGGCCGGCTGGCTGGACCTGGCCGGCGCCGAGGTGACGGTGATCGGCAAGGGGTCGCGGCGCCGCACCGTGCCGGTGGGCAGCAAGGCGATCGAGGCGCTGCGGGCATGGCTGGCGGTGCGCGATACGCTGCTGCGCCCCGGCGCGCTGCCCGAGGACGCCCACGCGCTGTTCCTGGGCGCGCGCGGCCGGCGGCTGTCGGGCAGCACGATCCAGACGCGGATCAAGCAACAGGCGCTGGCGGCCGGCGTGCCGACCAACGTCCATCCCCACATGCTGCGGCACTCGTTTGCCACGCACCTGCTGCAATCGTCGGGCGACCTGCGCGCGGTGCAAGAAATGCTCGGCCACGCCAGCATCGCCACGACGCAGGTCTACACCTCGCTCGATTTCCAGCACCTGGCCAAGGTCTACGACCAGGCCCATCCGCGCGCCGGGCGGTCCGCCAAGGGCGCCGCCAGCGCGCCGCCGCCGGCACCCGAGGCGCCGGATGCCGACGAGTAG
- a CDS encoding DUF484 family protein has protein sequence MNAQDVAAFLQNNPQFFEDHAELLATVQLTSPHSHRAVSLQERQMEILREKNKGLELKLADLVRHGHENDRTQQRMHAWQLRLLAEADSHALPYAVQDGLQQVFDVPAVALRLWNVAEPFAHMEVAQGASDDLRLFAEGLRAPYCGANSGFEAAGLLERDDIASLAMVTLRAPARSAEEDAGPAFGLLVLGSPEPRRFHEGMGTAYLSQIGEVAGAALNRLRD, from the coding sequence ATGAACGCGCAAGACGTTGCCGCTTTCCTGCAGAACAACCCCCAGTTCTTCGAGGACCACGCCGAGCTGCTGGCCACCGTGCAGCTCACCAGCCCGCACAGCCACCGCGCGGTGTCGCTGCAGGAGCGCCAGATGGAAATCCTGCGCGAGAAGAACAAGGGCCTGGAGCTGAAGCTGGCCGACCTGGTACGCCACGGCCACGAGAACGACCGCACGCAGCAGCGCATGCACGCGTGGCAACTGCGCTTGCTGGCCGAGGCCGATTCCCACGCGCTGCCGTACGCGGTGCAGGACGGCCTGCAGCAGGTGTTCGACGTGCCGGCCGTGGCCCTGCGCCTGTGGAACGTGGCCGAGCCGTTCGCGCACATGGAAGTGGCCCAGGGCGCCAGCGACGACCTGCGCCTGTTTGCCGAAGGGCTGCGCGCGCCGTACTGCGGCGCCAACAGCGGCTTCGAGGCGGCCGGGCTGCTGGAGCGCGACGACATCGCGTCGCTGGCCATGGTGACGCTGCGCGCGCCGGCCCGCTCGGCCGAGGAGGACGCCGGCCCGGCGTTCGGCCTGCTGGTGCTGGGATCGCCCGAGCCGCGCCGCTTCCACGAAGGCATGGGCACGGCCTACCTGTCGCAGATTGGCGAGGTGGCCGGCGCGGCCCTGAACCGCCTGCGCGACTGA
- the rodA gene encoding rod shape-determining protein RodA, whose product MDKRRVASMIKTALTGFDKPLALIVFLLFATGIVALYSAAIDMPGRVEDQLRNILLSYVVMIVIAYMPTQLLMRVAVPLYTVGVALLVAVAMFGLIRKGARRWLNVGMVIQPSEIMKISMPLMLAWYFQKREGVIKWFDFIVALAILGIPVGLIAKQPDLGTGLLVLAAGLYVIYFAGLSWKIILPLLAVGVVAITLLVAYESQICAPGVNWPVLHDYQQHRVCTLLDPTTDPLGKGFHTIQSIIAIGSGGVTGKGWLKGTQTHLEFIPEKHTDFIFAVFSEEFGLIGNAVLLVLYLLLIFRGLYIAANAPTLFSRLLAGAITLIFFTYAFVNMGMVSGILPVVGVPLPLLSYGGTALVTLGMGIGILMSISRQKRLIQT is encoded by the coding sequence ATGGACAAACGCCGCGTCGCATCGATGATCAAGACGGCCCTGACCGGCTTCGACAAGCCGCTGGCCCTGATCGTCTTCCTGCTGTTCGCCACGGGCATCGTGGCGCTGTATTCGGCCGCCATCGACATGCCCGGCCGCGTGGAGGACCAGCTTCGCAACATCCTGCTGTCGTACGTGGTGATGATCGTCATCGCGTATATGCCCACCCAGTTGCTGATGCGGGTTGCCGTGCCGCTCTACACGGTGGGGGTGGCGCTGCTGGTGGCCGTGGCGATGTTCGGCCTGATCCGCAAGGGCGCGCGGCGCTGGCTGAACGTGGGCATGGTGATCCAGCCGTCCGAGATCATGAAGATCTCGATGCCGCTGATGCTGGCGTGGTACTTCCAGAAGCGCGAGGGCGTGATCAAGTGGTTCGACTTCATCGTGGCGCTGGCCATCCTGGGCATCCCGGTGGGCCTGATCGCCAAGCAGCCAGACCTGGGCACCGGCCTGCTGGTGCTGGCCGCCGGCCTGTACGTGATCTACTTCGCCGGGCTGTCGTGGAAGATCATCCTGCCGCTGCTGGCGGTGGGCGTGGTGGCCATCACGCTGCTGGTGGCCTACGAGAGCCAGATCTGCGCGCCGGGCGTGAACTGGCCCGTGCTGCACGACTACCAGCAGCACCGCGTCTGCACGCTGCTGGACCCGACCACCGACCCGCTGGGCAAGGGCTTCCACACGATCCAGTCGATCATCGCCATCGGCTCGGGCGGGGTGACGGGCAAGGGCTGGCTCAAGGGCACCCAGACCCACCTCGAATTCATCCCGGAAAAGCACACCGACTTCATCTTCGCGGTGTTTTCCGAGGAGTTCGGGCTGATTGGCAACGCGGTGCTGCTGGTGCTGTACCTGCTGCTGATCTTCCGCGGGCTGTATATCGCGGCCAACGCGCCCACGCTGTTCTCGCGGCTGCTGGCCGGGGCCATCACGCTGATCTTCTTCACCTATGCGTTCGTGAACATGGGCATGGTGAGCGGGATCCTGCCCGTGGTGGGCGTGCCGCTGCCGCTGCTGAGCTATGGCGGGACGGCGCTGGTGACGCTGGGCATGGGCATCGGCATCCTGATGAGTATTTCGCGGCAGAAGCGGCTGATCCAGACCTGA
- the mrdA gene encoding penicillin-binding protein 2, with the protein MTEIRNVELEIGRFRIRVAAAALFTVICFGLLFTRFLWLQWYKHDQYSAKAEDNRISVAPIEPNRGIIMDRNGVILARNYSAYTLEITPSKLTDTLDNTIEELARLVDIQPRDRRRFKRLLEESRSFESLPIRSQLTDEEVAKFSAQRFRFPGVDVRARLFRQYPLGESASHVVGYLGRISQRDQERIDAMDEANDADPARYDPRKDADNYKGTNYIGKIGLEQSYETELHGLTGFEEVEVSAGGRPIRTLSTSPATPGNNLILSLDIRLQQLAEQLFGDRRGALVAIEPDTGDILAFVSKPTYDPNLFVEGIDSKTWDELNNSPDKPLLNRPLRGTYPPGSTYKPFMALAALTTGKRTAAWGMHDPGFFTLGNHTFRDDKPGGHGWVDMQTSIVQSCDTYYYALARDMGVNGIHDFMKPLGFGQLTGIDIEGESRGILPSTEWKRKAYRKPEQQKWYEGETISLGIGQGYNSFTILQLANAVSIIVNNGVAMKPHLVKAVENSVTRQRALTVPKESYRLPFKQADIDVIKKAMVAVTHSGTAARVFAGAAYESAGKTGTAQTYTLAKGEKYNHHALDERKRDHSLYTAFAPADKPKIALALIVENAGFGAAVAAPIARKVMDYYLLRKWPEELQATAPPPEEALRAGNRPPVDTPSVFTTGDTANAATATVMQTAPGTVAAASAAGASAPAVAGAAGAASAVAAASGAVPAARTASESIAAQLDPAAIAPASAVVTLDARMLQALGHSKPPASAPQAPAPKATPASAPAPKPRTQPARPAKVAQTAPAGAGQSASE; encoded by the coding sequence ATGACCGAAATCCGCAACGTCGAACTGGAAATCGGCCGCTTCCGCATCCGCGTGGCGGCGGCCGCCCTGTTCACGGTCATCTGCTTTGGCCTGCTGTTCACCCGCTTCCTGTGGCTGCAGTGGTACAAGCACGACCAGTACTCGGCCAAGGCCGAGGACAACCGCATCTCCGTGGCGCCGATCGAGCCCAACCGCGGCATCATCATGGACCGCAACGGGGTGATCCTGGCGCGCAACTATTCGGCGTACACGCTGGAAATCACGCCGTCCAAGCTGACCGACACGCTGGACAACACCATCGAGGAACTGGCGCGGCTCGTCGACATCCAGCCGCGCGACCGCCGCCGCTTCAAGCGGCTGCTGGAGGAATCGCGCAGCTTCGAGAGCCTGCCGATCCGCAGCCAGCTCACCGACGAGGAAGTGGCGAAGTTTTCGGCCCAGCGCTTCCGCTTTCCGGGCGTGGACGTGCGCGCGCGGCTGTTCCGCCAGTATCCGCTGGGCGAGTCGGCCAGCCACGTGGTGGGCTACCTGGGCCGCATCTCGCAGCGCGACCAGGAGCGGATCGACGCGATGGACGAGGCCAACGACGCCGATCCCGCCAGGTACGACCCGCGCAAGGACGCCGACAACTACAAGGGCACCAACTACATCGGCAAGATCGGCCTGGAGCAGAGCTACGAGACCGAACTGCACGGGCTGACCGGCTTCGAGGAAGTGGAAGTGAGCGCGGGCGGGCGGCCCATCCGCACGCTGTCCACGTCGCCGGCCACGCCGGGCAACAACCTGATCCTGTCGCTCGATATCCGGCTGCAGCAACTGGCCGAACAGCTATTTGGCGACCGCCGCGGCGCGCTGGTGGCCATCGAACCGGATACCGGCGACATCCTGGCGTTCGTCTCCAAGCCGACCTACGACCCGAACCTGTTCGTCGAGGGGATCGACTCGAAGACCTGGGACGAACTGAACAATTCGCCCGACAAGCCGCTGCTGAACCGCCCGCTGCGCGGCACCTACCCGCCGGGGTCCACCTACAAGCCGTTCATGGCGCTGGCCGCGCTGACCACGGGCAAGCGCACGGCCGCGTGGGGCATGCACGACCCGGGCTTCTTCACGCTGGGCAACCATACGTTCCGCGACGACAAGCCGGGCGGCCACGGCTGGGTGGACATGCAGACGTCCATCGTGCAGTCGTGCGACACCTATTACTACGCGCTGGCGCGCGACATGGGCGTCAACGGCATCCACGATTTCATGAAGCCGCTGGGCTTTGGCCAGCTGACGGGCATCGACATCGAGGGCGAAAGCCGCGGCATCCTGCCGTCCACGGAATGGAAGCGCAAGGCGTACCGCAAGCCCGAGCAGCAGAAGTGGTACGAAGGCGAGACGATCTCGCTGGGCATTGGCCAGGGCTATAACAGTTTCACGATCCTGCAGCTGGCCAACGCGGTGTCGATCATCGTCAACAACGGGGTGGCGATGAAGCCACACCTGGTGAAGGCGGTGGAGAACTCGGTCACGCGCCAGCGGGCGCTGACGGTGCCCAAGGAAAGCTACCGGCTGCCGTTCAAGCAGGCCGACATCGACGTGATCAAGAAGGCGATGGTGGCGGTGACCCATTCGGGCACGGCGGCGCGCGTGTTCGCGGGCGCGGCGTACGAATCGGCCGGCAAGACCGGCACGGCGCAGACCTACACGCTGGCCAAGGGCGAGAAGTACAACCACCACGCGCTGGACGAACGCAAGCGCGACCACTCGCTCTACACGGCCTTCGCGCCGGCTGACAAGCCGAAGATCGCGCTGGCGCTGATCGTCGAGAACGCCGGCTTTGGCGCGGCCGTGGCGGCGCCGATCGCGCGCAAGGTGATGGACTACTACCTGCTGCGCAAGTGGCCCGAGGAACTGCAGGCCACCGCGCCGCCGCCCGAGGAGGCGCTGCGGGCCGGCAACCGCCCGCCGGTGGACACGCCCAGCGTGTTCACGACCGGCGACACGGCCAACGCGGCCACGGCCACGGTCATGCAGACCGCGCCGGGCACCGTTGCCGCGGCGTCGGCCGCCGGGGCCAGCGCGCCCGCCGTGGCCGGTGCGGCCGGTGCGGCCAGCGCCGTGGCCGCCGCGTCCGGCGCGGTGCCGGCGGCGCGCACGGCGTCGGAGTCGATCGCCGCGCAGCTCGATCCCGCCGCGATCGCCCCGGCATCGGCCGTGGTGACGCTCGACGCCCGCATGCTGCAGGCGCTGGGCCACAGCAAGCCGCCCGCGTCGGCACCGCAGGCCCCGGCCCCCAAGGCCACGCCCGCGTCGGCGCCGGCACCCAAGCCCCGCACCCAGCCGGCCCGGCCCGCCAAGGTGGCGCAGACCGCCCCGGCCGGCGCCGGCCAATCCGCTTCAGAGTAA
- the mreD gene encoding rod shape-determining protein MreD: MTTSQYLLRPVNPVFIALTFVLAFLWNLMPWGTTLWIPDMVALVLVFWNIHQPRKVGMGVAFLLGLLMDVHDARLLGEHALAYTLLAYFAITIHRRVLWFSVYTQALHVMPLLFITHAVPVVIRLAMGAPLPGWPLLVAPVIEAVLWPMATALLLAPQRRSADVDETRPI; this comes from the coding sequence GTGACGACGTCCCAATACCTGTTGCGGCCGGTCAACCCGGTCTTCATCGCGCTGACGTTCGTGCTGGCCTTCCTGTGGAACCTGATGCCGTGGGGCACCACGCTCTGGATCCCGGACATGGTGGCGCTGGTGCTGGTGTTCTGGAACATCCACCAGCCGCGCAAGGTGGGCATGGGCGTGGCGTTCCTGCTGGGCCTGCTGATGGACGTGCATGACGCCCGGCTGCTGGGCGAGCACGCGCTGGCGTACACGCTGCTGGCCTACTTTGCGATCACCATCCACCGCCGCGTGCTGTGGTTCTCGGTCTATACCCAGGCGCTGCACGTGATGCCGCTGCTGTTCATCACCCATGCCGTGCCGGTGGTGATCCGGCTGGCGATGGGTGCGCCGCTGCCGGGCTGGCCGCTGCTGGTGGCCCCGGTGATCGAGGCGGTGCTCTGGCCGATGGCCACCGCGCTGCTGCTGGCGCCCCAGCGCCGTTCGGCCGACGTCGACGAGACGCGGCCGATCTAG
- the mreC gene encoding rod shape-determining protein MreC, giving the protein MDYSPPPLFKQGTSAVARLVVFVAIALALLIVDARFDAMRIARQVAATVLMPVERLVLVPRDALRGVFDYAQSSVTLANENRELRRHAVEQANAYVRQSQLEAENGQLRKLLNLQQQSATPVTAAEILYDARDPYSQRIVIDRGSAQGLRTGYPVIDERGVIGQVTRVSPFQSEVTLLTDKDQAIPVQVVRNGLRSVAFGGSRAGLLDLRFMAASADLQQGDLLVTSGLDGTYPPGLPVAKVVQIERKADTAFSRVYCEPVAGVRSHRQLLVVRYESGLGPRPQEETAPAKAEKGARSAAARAGAEQKAADKPGDKSTDRQKSLERAQ; this is encoded by the coding sequence ATGGATTACTCTCCACCGCCGCTCTTCAAGCAAGGCACGTCCGCTGTCGCCCGGCTGGTCGTCTTCGTGGCGATCGCGCTGGCGCTGCTGATCGTCGACGCGCGCTTCGACGCCATGCGCATCGCCCGCCAGGTGGCCGCTACCGTGCTGATGCCGGTGGAGCGGCTGGTACTGGTGCCGCGCGACGCCCTGCGCGGCGTCTTCGACTACGCCCAGTCATCGGTCACGCTGGCCAATGAAAACCGCGAACTGCGCCGCCACGCGGTGGAGCAGGCCAACGCCTACGTGCGCCAGTCCCAGCTGGAGGCCGAGAACGGCCAGCTTCGCAAGCTGCTGAACCTGCAGCAGCAGTCGGCCACGCCGGTCACGGCGGCCGAGATCCTCTACGACGCCCGCGACCCGTACAGCCAGCGCATCGTGATCGACCGCGGCAGCGCCCAGGGCCTGCGCACCGGCTATCCCGTGATCGACGAGCGCGGCGTGATCGGCCAGGTCACGCGGGTGTCGCCGTTCCAGTCCGAAGTGACGCTGCTGACCGACAAGGACCAGGCCATCCCCGTCCAGGTGGTGCGCAACGGGCTGCGCAGCGTGGCGTTTGGCGGGTCGCGCGCCGGGCTGCTGGACCTGCGCTTCATGGCGGCATCGGCCGACCTGCAGCAGGGCGACCTGCTGGTGACGTCGGGCCTGGACGGCACCTATCCGCCGGGCCTGCCGGTGGCGAAGGTCGTGCAGATCGAGCGCAAGGCCGATACCGCGTTCTCGCGCGTCTATTGCGAGCCGGTGGCGGGCGTGCGCTCGCACCGGCAACTGCTGGTGGTGCGCTACGAGTCGGGCCTGGGCCCGCGCCCGCAGGAGGAAACCGCCCCGGCCAAGGCCGAGAAGGGCGCCCGTTCCGCCGCCGCCCGCGCCGGCGCAGAGCAGAAGGCGGCCGACAAGCCCGGCGACAAGTCCACCGATCGCCAGAAATCCCTGGAGCGAGCCCAGTGA